In Humulus lupulus chromosome 7, drHumLupu1.1, whole genome shotgun sequence, the following are encoded in one genomic region:
- the LOC133791436 gene encoding uncharacterized protein LOC133791436: MNGGVQGSFKGEKGLRQGDLMSPLLFVLIMEYLTRSLQLTAQDSAFRFHPMCKSLKLLSLCFADDLILFCKGSLSTVRVLKVALEEFSSTTGLHINTSKSHIFFGGVSVADRQTIAAEIQLKEWTFPLKYLGVPMRPTKWKHEDCDIIIQKFKLRLHTWASRHLSFAGRIQLIHSVLFGLRNYWMSIFVLPETYGGLEFRNGSVWNRAIDSNFWTYKLPLDTSWYWRKLCNLRGKFIHDEVKATGASGKFQTSKLYNSTLCQQQVAYHHAVWCRLSIPKHRFCVPLESLLCPACGVSIESHSHLFFECYLSNKVTDIIFAWMGFKAWPKEFTGWTVWLASSRPGIFFSITNMILAAVIYNIWRNQNRCIYDGVTWTADCLGTDYSL; this comes from the exons ATGAATGGAGGGGTTCAAGGCAGTTTTAAGGGTGAGAAGGGGCTACGTCAAGGGGATCTTATGTCGCCGCTTTTGTTTGTTTTAATCATGGAATATCTTACTCGGAGTCTTCAATTGACAGCTCAAGATTCTGCTTTCAGGTTTCACCCTATGTGTAAAAGTCTTAAACTTCTTAGTTTATGCTTTGCAGATGACCTGATTTTATTTTGTAAAGGGTCTCTTTCTACTGTTCGAGTGCTCAAAGTAGCTCTAGAGGAGTTCAGTTCTACTACGGGGCTCCATATCAATACCAGCAAATCTCACATCTTCTTTGGGGGAGTTTCTGTTGCTGATAGACAGACCATAGCTGCTGAGATACAACTTAAGGAATGGACATTTCCTCTTAAATATCTAGGTGTTCCTATGAGACCAACTAAATGGAAGCATGAAGATTGTGATATTATCATCCAAAAATTCAAATTGCGGTTACATACTTGGGCTAGTAGGCATTTATCCTTTGCTGGCCGTATCCAGCTTATTCATTCAGTCCTATTTGGGCTGCGGAATTACTGGATGAGCATTTTTGTGCTTCCCGAAA CTTATGGAGGTCTCGAGTTCAGAAATGGTTCAGTTTGGAATCGAGCCATAGACTCAAATTTCTGGACTTACAAACTGCCACTTGATAcgagctggtattggaggaagttaTGTAATTTGAGGGGAAAATTCATTCATGATGAGGTGAAAGCTACTGGTGCTTCAGGGAAGTTTCAAACCTCTAAACTCTACAACAGTACTCTTTGCCAACAACAGGTGGCCTATCATCATGCTGTTTGGTGTAGGCTGTCTATCCCTAAGCACAG GTTTTGTGTGCCACTTGAGTCTCTTTTGTGTCCTGCTTGTGGTGTCTCTATTGAGAGTCACTCTCATCTGTTCTTTGAGTGCTATCTGTCCAATAAGGTTACTGATATAATCTTTGCTTGGATGGGATTTAAAGCTTGGCCTAAAGAGTTTACTGGTTGGACGGTTTGGCTTGCTAGCAGTAGACCAGGAATCTTTTTTTCCATCACTAATATGATATTGGCTGCTGTTATCTATAACATTTGGAGGAATCAAAACAGATGTATATATGATGGAGTTACTTGGACTGCTGATTGTCTAGGTACAGATTATTCTTTGTAA